The Verrucomicrobiia bacterium genomic sequence CTTGAGCCATCGTCGGATGATGGAGTTGGAAAGTTTTCAGGCCGGTTGCACCGGCAGGCCTATAGGGCACTGAAAACTGATACACCGCTCTTTCTTTTGGGTATCGTGGCGGGTTTTGGGTTCGAGGCGGCAAGCCGCCTCGGGCGGAAAGCGGAGGCAAGCCTCCGCACTCCAAAGTCGTTGTTCGAGGACGACGACGAAGGACGAGAACGACGACGATTAGGCTATTGGAGTGGCTGGCGAGGGTTTCGATCTGGTGGGTGTGGACTGGTGGCTAGAGTGCCGCAGGACAGGATGCCATCGAGATGAGGGAGCATTGATCGGATCGGGCGGGAAGGCTGCTTCGGGGAATGTATGAAATATGAAAAGGGTGAGCCCGTGCAGGCCGGGATCACTTCGGACGTTGCTTTGTCCGGAGTGAGACCGCCTATCCGGGGGGGCGCACCCTGACATTGTTATCGAAATAGAACTGCGGGTGGTTAAGGGGAAAGCATACGCCTAGCGGAGAGCGGACGAGTTTGGCTTGGCGAGAGCGCCCTTTCTGTCGGCTGGAATCCGGCAGCACATTAGAGGCAATGTCAGGGTGCGCCCGCGGCGAATGCGGAAAACCCTTTGAACGCGGCAAGGCCGGTTGCTACTGTGCCGCCCATGCGAATTTTGACGGGTATCCAGCCTTCGGGCGCGTTGCACCTCGGGAATTTCTTCGGGGCCATGCGCCCGGCCATCGAGCTGCAAGATCAGGGCGAGGCGTTCTATTTCATTGCGAACTACCATTCCATGACGTCCCTGACGGATGCGGCGAAGCGTCGGCAGTACACGCTCGATGTGGCGCTGGACTTCATGGCTTGCGGACTCGATCCGAAGAAGTGCGTCTTCTGGCGGCAATCGGATGTGCCGGAGGTGACTGAACTGGCGTGGATGCTTACCACCGTGGCACCAATGGGACTTTTGGAGCGCTGCACGAGCTATAAGGATAAGGCAGCCAAGCTAGCCGAAGGCGACTTGGGTGCGGTGAATCATGGCTTGTTCGCTTATCCGGTACTGATGGCGGCTGACATCCTTTTGTTCGACTCCAATATCGTGCCAGTGGGCAAAGATCAGAAGCAACATCTGGAAGTGGCACGTGATCTGGCGATGAAGTTCAATCACATTTACGGACAGACCTTCGTGATCCCCGAGCCCCGTATCCGCGAGGAAGTGGCGGTGGTGCCAGGTCTCGATGGCCAGAAGATGAGCAAGAGCTACGGCAACACGATTGAGCTGTTCGGCGAGGAGAAGGCGACGAAGAAGCGCATCATGGGCATCGTGATGGACAGCCGCACGCCGCAGGAACCGAAGCCTGATGCAGACAAAAACATCGCGGTCCAGTTACTGAAGCTCGTCGCCCCGGCGGATGTGGCGAAGGATTATGAAGAGCGTTTGCGCGCGGGTGGAATGGGCTATGGCGATTTGAAGAAAGGTCTGTTCGAGCATTACTGGAATTATTTCGCAGCAGCGCGTGCGAAACGCGCAGAGCTGGCGGCGAATCAGGATTATGTGGAACAGGTCTTGAAAGAAGGTTCTGCGAAAGCCCGTGAAACTGCTACGAAGGTGCTGGCCAAGGCCAAGCTGGCGTGTGGATTGGACTGAGGATAAATTGATTCCGGCATATTTATGAAGATCGCCAAAGACGCCCGTATCTATGTGGCCGGTCATCGGGGACTGGCAGGAAGCGCCATCTGGCGGGAGCTGGAGCGGCAAGGGTTCACGCATATCACCGGCCGTACGCATGGGGAGCTGGACCTTATGGACACAGAAGCCGTCACACGCTTTTACGAGCAGGAGAAGCCGGAGTATGTGTTCATCGCGGCGGCGCGCGTGGGCGGCATCAAGTTCAACAGCGAGTATCCCGCGTGGTTCCTCTACGAGAATCTGCAGATCCAGAACAACCTCATCCATGGTGCTTACAAAGCGGGGGTGAAGAAGCTGCTGTTCCTCGGCAGTTCATGCATCTACCCGAAGCACTCGCCGCAGCCGATGAAGGAAGAGCATCTGCTCACTGGGCCCCTGGAGCCGACGAATGAGTGGTATGCCATCGCGAAGATCGCAGGCCTGAAGATGTGCGCAGCGTATCGCCGCCAGTACGGATGCGATTTCATCAGCGTGATGCCGACAAATCTGTACGGGCCGAATGACAATTACGATTTCGACAAGTCGCACGTCCTACCCGCGCTCATCCGCCGCATGCATGAGGCCAAGGTAAACAAGGCCGAGACGGTGACGTGCTGGGGATCAGGTTCACCCTTGCGTGAATTCCTTTACTCGGATGACTTGGGCAATGCCTGCGTGTTCCTCATGGAGAATTATGCGGAGGAACAATTCATCAATGTTGGCTCGGGCATCGAGATCACCATCAAGCAGCTGACAGAGCTGGTGGCGAAGGTGGTGGGCTACGATGGAAAGATTCTCTGGGACACGAACAAGCCCGATGGCATGCCGCGCAAGCTGATGGATGGCAGCAAGCTCTTCACGCTGGGCTGGAAGCCGACGATCCAGATGGAAGAGG encodes the following:
- the trpS gene encoding tryptophan--tRNA ligase; the encoded protein is MRILTGIQPSGALHLGNFFGAMRPAIELQDQGEAFYFIANYHSMTSLTDAAKRRQYTLDVALDFMACGLDPKKCVFWRQSDVPEVTELAWMLTTVAPMGLLERCTSYKDKAAKLAEGDLGAVNHGLFAYPVLMAADILLFDSNIVPVGKDQKQHLEVARDLAMKFNHIYGQTFVIPEPRIREEVAVVPGLDGQKMSKSYGNTIELFGEEKATKKRIMGIVMDSRTPQEPKPDADKNIAVQLLKLVAPADVAKDYEERLRAGGMGYGDLKKGLFEHYWNYFAAARAKRAELAANQDYVEQVLKEGSAKARETATKVLAKAKLACGLD
- a CDS encoding GDP-L-fucose synthase, which translates into the protein MAKDARIYVAGHRGLAGSAIWRELERQGFTHITGRTHGELDLMDTEAVTRFYEQEKPEYVFIAAARVGGIKFNSEYPAWFLYENLQIQNNLIHGAYKAGVKKLLFLGSSCIYPKHSPQPMKEEHLLTGPLEPTNEWYAIAKIAGLKMCAAYRRQYGCDFISVMPTNLYGPNDNYDFDKSHVLPALIRRMHEAKVNKAETVTCWGSGSPLREFLYSDDLGNACVFLMENYAEEQFINVGSGIEITIKQLTELVAKVVGYDGKILWDTNKPDGMPRKLMDGSKLFTLGWKPTIQMEEGVKLAYQDYLKKFGAK